In a single window of the Clarias gariepinus isolate MV-2021 ecotype Netherlands chromosome 16, CGAR_prim_01v2, whole genome shotgun sequence genome:
- the LOC128545093 gene encoding zinc finger protein 354A isoform X1: MTKLDELNVFLSERLSAAVNEILDTVSRMMQDYEEETARVRKENDYLKEMLKLTGWSFTEINAGVSFEKQDDTSNLQREPQSCESWCQNPELKEESTRIKIEQPDPLYPAHPDYEPPDKYPIPDLETGSPISDVWSVKTRKGKSRLKLRKKHYCLYCRKPSLRMKQHLLSTHAKEPEVAKALSYDKKSKERKQLLDLLQSKGNLLHKDVGMSRTSVSSKWHTTAGSNTDYVQCIYCLGLYSSKSIANHVKICKHKYPCSHEAKPVSGTIPSRTGTPLSQELLTANQVSSPNSDRLCRAKHKNPSPESVSTDVSDTGNIPAQLYTNTESTGSSPCEDSGWAGEHLLADLESESNPTLDASLLRNDHMHKITPCSAPLYNQTETSSGEDKKTDAEHGYTVENRRRSSHVETQSTVIENPSDDEEGLAHNTQLHICQHCSATFCSPYHLRRHEYTHTGERPYWCSECNIGFIQKYRYRNHRMTHHEEQHFSIHKDQARRRKKTSSSGENPAECELQQQHVAESSTGTSEPFDHFEERV; encoded by the exons ATGACTAAATTGGACGAGTTAAACGTGTTTCTGAGTGAGAGACTGTCGGCGGCGGTGAATGAGATTCTCGACACCGTGAGCAGGATGATGCAGGACTACGAGGAGGAAACGGCTCGGGTCCGCAAAGAGAACGACTATCTGAAGGAAATGTTAAAGCTCACGGGATGgagttttacagaaataaacGCGG GTGTGTCCTTTGAAAAGCAGGATGATACGTCGAACCTACAGCGCGAACCGCAGAGTTGTGAGAGCTGGTGCCAAAATCCAGAGCTGAAGGAAGAAAGCACTCGCATTAAAATAGAGCAACCTGACCCTCTATATCCTGCTCATCCTGACTACGAGCCTCCAGATAAATAT CCGATTCCTGATCTGGAGACAGGTTCACCTATATCTGATGTCTGGAGTGTAAAAACCAGGAAAGGAAAATCCAGATTAAAGCTAAGGAAGAAACATTATTGCTTATATTGTAGGAAACCATCCCTCCGAATGAAACAGCATCTTTTATCGACACATGCTAAAGAACCAGAGGTGGCCAAGGCTCTTAGTTATGACAAGAAGTCAAAGGAAAGGAAACAGTTGCTGGATCTCCTACAGAGCAAAGGAAACCTTTTGCACAAAGACGTGGGTATGAGTAGAACCTCTGTGTCATCTAAGTGGCATACCACAGCTGGATCTAATACAGACTATGTGCAGTGCATTTATTGTCTTGGGTTATATAGCAGTAAGAGCATCGCTAACCATGTAAAGATATGCAAGCATAAATATCCATGTAGTCATGAAGCTAAACCCGTGTCCGGTACCATCCCTTCTCGGACAGGTACCCCTTTAAGTCAAGAACTACTAACAGCTAATCAAGTAAGTTCGCCTAACTCGGATAGGTTATGTAGAGCCAAACATAAAAATCCTAGTCCTGAATCAGTTAGCACAGATGTATCAGACACAGGTAACATTCCAGCACAGCTTTACACTAATACAGAGTCTACAGGTTCTTCTCCTTGTGAAGATTCGGGCTGGGCCGGTGAACATCTACTTGCTGATCTTGAATCAGAAAGTAATCCTACTCTAGATGCCAGCTTGCTCCGAAATGAccacatgcataaaataacaccCTGCAGCGCCCCTCTATATAATCAGACTGAAACGAGCAGCGGTGAAGACAAGAAAACTGACGCTGAACACGGATACACGGTAGAGAATAGGAGGAGGAGCTCTCATGTTGAAACTCAA TCAACGGTAATCGAAAATCCTTCAGATGACGAGGAGGGTTTAGCTCACAACACACAACTGCACATCTGTCAGCACTGCAGCGCCACCTTCTGCAGTCCATACCACCTACGCAGACATGAGTACACTCATACAG GTGAGAGGCCTTACTGGTGTAGCGAGTGTAATATCGGGTTTATTCAGAAATATCGCTATCGAAACCACAGAATGACCCACCATG AAGAGCAACATTTCAGCATTCACAAGGATCAAGCAAGAAGACGAAAAAAAACGTCTTCCAGTGGGGAGAATCCAGCAGAGTGTGAGCTCCAGCAGCAG CATGTGGCGGAGAGTTCGACAGGTACATCAGAGCCTTTCGACCATTTCGAGGAAAGAGTTTGA
- the LOC128545093 gene encoding protein glass isoform X2 → MTKLDELNVFLSERLSAAVNEILDTVSRMMQDYEEETARVRKENDYLKEMLKLTGWSFTEINAGVSFEKQDDTSNLQREPQSCESWCQNPELKEESTRIKIEQPDPLYPAHPDYEPPDKYPIPDLETGSPISDVWSVKTRKGKSRLKLRKKHYCLYCRKPSLRMKQHLLSTHAKEPEVAKALSYDKKSKERKQLLDLLQSKGNLLHKDVGMSRTSVSSKWHTTAGSNTDYVQCIYCLGLYSSKSIANHVKICKHKYPCSHEAKPVSGTIPSRTGTPLSQELLTANQVSSPNSDRLCRAKHKNPSPESVSTDVSDTGNIPAQLYTNTESTGSSPCEDSGWAGEHLLADLESESNPTLDASLLRNDHMHKITPCSAPLYNQTETSSGEDKKTDAEHGYTVENRRRSSHVETQSTVIENPSDDEEGLAHNTQLHICQHCSATFCSPYHLRRHEYTHTGERPYWCSECNIGFIQKYRYRNHRMTHHEQHFSIHKDQARRRKKTSSSGENPAECELQQQHVAESSTGTSEPFDHFEERV, encoded by the exons ATGACTAAATTGGACGAGTTAAACGTGTTTCTGAGTGAGAGACTGTCGGCGGCGGTGAATGAGATTCTCGACACCGTGAGCAGGATGATGCAGGACTACGAGGAGGAAACGGCTCGGGTCCGCAAAGAGAACGACTATCTGAAGGAAATGTTAAAGCTCACGGGATGgagttttacagaaataaacGCGG GTGTGTCCTTTGAAAAGCAGGATGATACGTCGAACCTACAGCGCGAACCGCAGAGTTGTGAGAGCTGGTGCCAAAATCCAGAGCTGAAGGAAGAAAGCACTCGCATTAAAATAGAGCAACCTGACCCTCTATATCCTGCTCATCCTGACTACGAGCCTCCAGATAAATAT CCGATTCCTGATCTGGAGACAGGTTCACCTATATCTGATGTCTGGAGTGTAAAAACCAGGAAAGGAAAATCCAGATTAAAGCTAAGGAAGAAACATTATTGCTTATATTGTAGGAAACCATCCCTCCGAATGAAACAGCATCTTTTATCGACACATGCTAAAGAACCAGAGGTGGCCAAGGCTCTTAGTTATGACAAGAAGTCAAAGGAAAGGAAACAGTTGCTGGATCTCCTACAGAGCAAAGGAAACCTTTTGCACAAAGACGTGGGTATGAGTAGAACCTCTGTGTCATCTAAGTGGCATACCACAGCTGGATCTAATACAGACTATGTGCAGTGCATTTATTGTCTTGGGTTATATAGCAGTAAGAGCATCGCTAACCATGTAAAGATATGCAAGCATAAATATCCATGTAGTCATGAAGCTAAACCCGTGTCCGGTACCATCCCTTCTCGGACAGGTACCCCTTTAAGTCAAGAACTACTAACAGCTAATCAAGTAAGTTCGCCTAACTCGGATAGGTTATGTAGAGCCAAACATAAAAATCCTAGTCCTGAATCAGTTAGCACAGATGTATCAGACACAGGTAACATTCCAGCACAGCTTTACACTAATACAGAGTCTACAGGTTCTTCTCCTTGTGAAGATTCGGGCTGGGCCGGTGAACATCTACTTGCTGATCTTGAATCAGAAAGTAATCCTACTCTAGATGCCAGCTTGCTCCGAAATGAccacatgcataaaataacaccCTGCAGCGCCCCTCTATATAATCAGACTGAAACGAGCAGCGGTGAAGACAAGAAAACTGACGCTGAACACGGATACACGGTAGAGAATAGGAGGAGGAGCTCTCATGTTGAAACTCAA TCAACGGTAATCGAAAATCCTTCAGATGACGAGGAGGGTTTAGCTCACAACACACAACTGCACATCTGTCAGCACTGCAGCGCCACCTTCTGCAGTCCATACCACCTACGCAGACATGAGTACACTCATACAG GTGAGAGGCCTTACTGGTGTAGCGAGTGTAATATCGGGTTTATTCAGAAATATCGCTATCGAAACCACAGAATGACCCACCATG AGCAACATTTCAGCATTCACAAGGATCAAGCAAGAAGACGAAAAAAAACGTCTTCCAGTGGGGAGAATCCAGCAGAGTGTGAGCTCCAGCAGCAG CATGTGGCGGAGAGTTCGACAGGTACATCAGAGCCTTTCGACCATTTCGAGGAAAGAGTTTGA